Proteins from a single region of Novosphingobium sp. CECT 9465:
- a CDS encoding allantoate amidohydrolase, which yields MVRGGFRAVSRCDELALPPFSDSAQGLTRIYLSPAYDAAQDQLAAWMAEAGMTVRRDAAMNLVGRYEGTAPEAPALMIGSHLDSVRNAGHYDGPLGIMLGIEAVAALSSASVRMPFALEVYAFGDEEGSRFPAAMLTSRAVAGTLDPATLDVADADGVKLAEIVDIAAYSAAARARGSVLAYLEAHIEQGPVLEAEGLAVGTVTGIAAQLRFEIEVGGTAGHAGTTAMGLRRDAVAGMAEMVMSVEAVATAGPPDLVATVGVVQVPSGAANVIAGKCAFTLDVRAATAPMRDAAAEEILRHFRKSANERDLSLAVRMVHDLPASPCDPALMNLLDNATIAAGHTPFRLVSGAGHDAMVMAALCPTAMLFIRCRGGVSHNPAEHVHPADADVALRVMLGFIERLGATVDPA from the coding sequence ATGGTAAGAGGCGGTTTCCGCGCTGTTTCGCGCTGCGACGAACTCGCCTTGCCGCCGTTCAGCGACAGTGCGCAGGGGTTGACCCGGATATATCTTTCCCCCGCCTACGATGCCGCGCAGGATCAACTCGCCGCATGGATGGCAGAGGCGGGCATGACCGTGCGGCGCGATGCCGCGATGAATCTTGTCGGGCGTTATGAAGGCACCGCGCCTGAAGCCCCGGCCCTGATGATCGGCAGCCATCTCGATAGCGTACGCAATGCCGGCCATTATGACGGGCCACTTGGCATAATGTTGGGGATTGAAGCGGTTGCCGCACTTTCTTCAGCCAGTGTGCGAATGCCGTTTGCGCTGGAGGTCTATGCGTTCGGGGACGAGGAAGGTTCACGCTTTCCCGCAGCGATGCTGACCAGCCGTGCCGTGGCCGGTACGCTTGATCCGGCAACATTGGACGTGGCTGACGCCGATGGTGTGAAGCTGGCGGAAATTGTCGATATTGCGGCCTATTCTGCGGCGGCGCGCGCGCGGGGATCGGTGCTTGCCTATCTCGAAGCGCATATCGAACAGGGACCGGTACTGGAGGCCGAAGGGTTGGCCGTCGGCACAGTGACCGGGATTGCCGCGCAATTGCGTTTCGAGATTGAGGTTGGCGGAACAGCGGGGCACGCGGGGACGACCGCGATGGGTTTGCGGCGCGATGCCGTGGCGGGCATGGCGGAAATGGTCATGTCGGTCGAAGCGGTGGCAACCGCCGGGCCGCCCGACCTTGTGGCGACGGTCGGCGTTGTTCAGGTGCCATCGGGTGCTGCCAATGTGATTGCGGGCAAGTGTGCGTTCACGCTGGATGTGCGGGCGGCAACCGCACCGATGCGCGATGCCGCCGCCGAGGAGATCCTCAGGCATTTCCGCAAGAGCGCCAATGAACGCGATCTGTCGCTGGCGGTTCGCATGGTCCATGATCTGCCTGCCAGCCCATGCGATCCGGCGCTGATGAACCTGCTCGACAATGCCACGATCGCGGCTGGCCACACTCCCTTCCGGCTCGTTTCCGGCGCAGGGCACGATGCGATGGTCATGGCTGCGCTGTGCCCCACCGCGATGCTGTTCATCCGCTGCCGCGGCGGGGTGAGCCACAACCCTGCCGAACATGTCCATCCCGCCGATGCCGATGTGGCGCTGCGGGTCATGCTTGGCTTTATCGAACGACTGGGAGCGACCGTTGACCCCGCTTGA
- a CDS encoding alanine--glyoxylate aminotransferase family protein translates to MGPGPVNAHPRVLRAMAADLLGQFDPEMTGFMNQVMALYRPVFGTQNQWTMLIDGTARAAIEASLVSLVEPGDTVLVVNFGRFGLLLTEILSRIGANVEQVSAPWGEVVSIEAIAEAIVRHGPRVVATVHGDTSTTMAQPLEGLGALCRAAGAYAYVDATATLGGMEIAADRWGVDVVTGGLQKCLGGPSGSAPITISDRAAQRIFARRHVEQGIRRDDIADGKGPRIPSNYFDLAMIMDYWSDKRLNHHTEATSMLYAARECARVALGEGLEARFARHRKAGAAMAAGLRAMGLTVFGDDAHRMTNVTGVYIPAGVDGEAIRAMMRDHFEIEIGTAFGPLVGKIWRLGAMGYNAMKHKVLLTLGALEACLKAAGHPVPLGVAVPAALAAWEAA, encoded by the coding sequence ATGGGACCGGGGCCGGTCAATGCCCACCCGCGCGTTCTGCGCGCGATGGCGGCGGATCTGCTGGGGCAGTTCGACCCGGAAATGACCGGGTTCATGAACCAGGTCATGGCGCTGTACCGCCCGGTATTCGGTACGCAAAACCAGTGGACCATGTTGATTGACGGCACCGCGCGCGCCGCGATCGAGGCTTCGCTGGTGAGCCTTGTTGAACCCGGCGATACGGTGCTGGTGGTGAATTTCGGGCGCTTTGGCCTGCTGCTGACCGAAATCCTCTCACGCATCGGGGCCAACGTCGAACAGGTGAGCGCGCCTTGGGGAGAAGTCGTGTCGATCGAGGCGATTGCCGAGGCGATTGTGCGCCATGGCCCGCGCGTGGTCGCCACTGTCCACGGTGATACATCGACCACGATGGCGCAGCCGCTGGAAGGCCTGGGCGCGTTGTGCAGGGCGGCAGGCGCCTATGCCTATGTGGATGCCACGGCGACGCTGGGCGGCATGGAGATTGCGGCGGATCGCTGGGGTGTGGACGTGGTGACCGGCGGCTTGCAGAAGTGCCTTGGCGGGCCTTCGGGATCGGCTCCCATCACCATATCGGACCGCGCGGCGCAGCGCATTTTCGCGCGGCGGCATGTGGAGCAGGGCATCAGGCGCGATGATATTGCCGATGGCAAAGGCCCGCGCATTCCGTCCAACTATTTCGATCTTGCGATGATCATGGACTACTGGTCCGACAAGCGGCTCAACCACCACACCGAAGCGACATCCATGCTCTATGCCGCGCGCGAATGCGCCCGCGTGGCGCTGGGCGAGGGGCTGGAAGCGCGGTTCGCGCGACACCGCAAGGCCGGTGCGGCGATGGCGGCGGGACTGCGCGCGATGGGGCTGACCGTGTTCGGCGACGATGCCCACCGCATGACCAACGTGACCGGGGTTTACATTCCAGCGGGCGTGGATGGCGAGGCGATCCGCGCGATGATGCGCGATCACTTCGAGATCGAGATCGGCACGGCTTTCGGCCCGCTCGTCGGCAAGATCTGGCGGCTGGGCGCGATGGGCTACAACGCAATGAAGCACAAGGTGCTGCTGACGCTGGGCGCGCTGGAGGCTTGCCTCAAGGCTGCGGGCCACCCCGTGCCGCTGGGCGTGGCGGTGCCTGCGGCACTGGCGGCGTGGGAGGCGGCATGA
- a CDS encoding AtzE family amidohydrolase encodes MKTAAAIAAAVRGGQVTATALAERTIAALHADAHVAVTRVLVERALGEAAAVDAMIARGKDPGVLAGVPYGVKDLFDVAGVTTTAGSAVYANAAPASADAEAIHRLKAAGAVLFATLNMDEFAYGFATINATYGTTRNPHDPQRLAGGSSGGSAAVVAAGLLPFTLGSDTNGSIRVPASLCGLYGLKPAHASLPLAGTFPFAESFDDIGPFTASLEDMALVWGVLRNEPLAETQGEIRIARLGGRFCENAEPAQLASIDAIAPDAPLLELPDIARARSAAFLITAYEGGHLHRETLSTSALVYDPAVRDRLIAGALLPEQLYAKARAFRAEFLARLNALIVDFDVLLAPATPCTAPLIADPRIMIDGAFSPARADLGIHTQPITFTGLPSLAVPLRRPGQLPLGLQLIGKPGGEGILLALARRLENEGFTGVTAPERTFAGELT; translated from the coding sequence ATGAAAACTGCCGCCGCCATTGCCGCCGCCGTCCGAGGTGGCCAAGTGACCGCCACGGCGCTGGCGGAGCGCACGATTGCGGCGTTGCACGCCGACGCCCACGTCGCTGTCACGCGTGTTCTGGTCGAGCGCGCGCTTGGCGAAGCCGCCGCCGTCGATGCCATGATCGCGCGGGGCAAGGATCCCGGTGTGCTGGCCGGGGTGCCTTATGGCGTGAAGGACTTGTTCGATGTGGCGGGCGTTACCACCACGGCAGGCTCCGCCGTTTACGCCAATGCCGCCCCCGCCAGCGCCGATGCGGAGGCCATTCACCGCCTGAAAGCCGCAGGGGCGGTGCTTTTCGCTACGCTCAACATGGATGAATTCGCATACGGCTTTGCCACCATCAACGCGACCTACGGGACCACGCGCAACCCGCACGATCCGCAGCGGCTTGCCGGTGGATCGTCGGGTGGGTCGGCCGCCGTGGTTGCTGCGGGCCTGCTGCCGTTTACCCTGGGATCGGACACGAATGGTTCGATCCGTGTTCCCGCCAGCCTGTGCGGGCTTTACGGCCTTAAACCTGCGCATGCCTCGCTGCCGCTGGCGGGCACATTCCCCTTTGCGGAAAGCTTTGACGATATCGGGCCATTTACTGCCAGCCTTGAAGACATGGCGCTGGTGTGGGGTGTGCTGCGCAATGAACCTCTGGCTGAAACGCAAGGCGAAATCCGTATCGCCCGCCTTGGCGGCCGGTTTTGCGAGAATGCCGAACCTGCCCAGCTTGCCTCCATCGATGCCATCGCGCCGGACGCACCTCTGCTGGAGCTTCCCGATATTGCCCGCGCCCGCAGCGCCGCGTTCCTGATCACCGCCTACGAAGGCGGACACCTGCACCGCGAGACCCTTTCCACCAGTGCGCTTGTCTACGATCCGGCAGTGCGCGACCGTCTGATCGCAGGGGCGCTGCTGCCGGAGCAATTGTACGCAAAGGCCAGGGCTTTCCGGGCAGAGTTCCTTGCCCGCCTGAATGCGTTGATCGTGGATTTCGATGTCCTGCTGGCGCCCGCCACGCCTTGCACCGCGCCACTGATAGCCGACCCGCGCATCATGATCGACGGCGCGTTTTCCCCGGCGCGGGCGGATCTTGGCATTCATACCCAGCCGATCACCTTTACCGGCCTGCCATCGCTGGCGGTGCCGCTGCGCCGACCGGGCCAATTGCCGCTCGGCCTGCAACTGATCGGAAAGCCGGGGGGCGAAGGCATCTTGCTGGCGCTGGCCCGGCGGCTGGAAAATGAAGGTTTCACCGGCGTTACTGCGCCGGAACGGACATTTGCGGGGGAACTGACATGA
- a CDS encoding 5'-methylthioadenosine/S-adenosylhomocysteine nucleosidase, translating to MIRYIALALAALLLPASAHAQKLDDTPRTVVMTAFRPEWNALVGTVQDAKAHSINGGTFLTGTMEGKPVILMQSGVSVVNAAMNTQLVLDRFTVKRIVFSGIAGGVDPKLSIGDVIVAEDWGQYLEASFARKTRTGWMPPDQGSAESPANWFFIFPRGTVMANAATPPKRIYRLPVDPGLLDLARKVVPSITLERCVPPSEKMLAGSELCLPRTPKIEVGGTGVTAGIYADNAEFRLYLHKAWKARVLDMESAAVMQVAYANMVPAIVFRSLSDLAGGDKHKNMEDTFEHLASVNSAHVVRAYLAALPD from the coding sequence ATGATCCGCTACATTGCCCTTGCGCTCGCCGCGCTGCTGCTGCCCGCATCCGCCCACGCACAGAAGCTTGACGATACGCCGCGCACGGTTGTGATGACCGCGTTTCGCCCTGAATGGAACGCGCTGGTCGGCACCGTGCAGGATGCAAAAGCGCATTCGATAAACGGCGGGACCTTCCTGACCGGCACGATGGAGGGCAAGCCTGTAATCCTGATGCAAAGCGGGGTCAGCGTGGTGAACGCCGCAATGAACACGCAACTGGTGCTGGACCGGTTCACGGTGAAGCGCATCGTCTTTTCGGGCATTGCCGGCGGGGTGGACCCGAAGCTTTCGATCGGTGACGTGATCGTGGCCGAGGACTGGGGCCAGTATCTCGAAGCCTCGTTCGCGCGCAAGACCAGGACCGGGTGGATGCCGCCCGATCAGGGCAGCGCGGAAAGCCCGGCCAACTGGTTCTTCATCTTCCCGCGCGGCACGGTGATGGCCAATGCCGCCACGCCGCCCAAGCGCATTTACCGCCTGCCGGTCGATCCGGGATTGCTCGACCTTGCGCGCAAGGTCGTCCCTTCCATCACGCTCGAACGCTGTGTGCCGCCATCGGAGAAGATGCTCGCCGGATCCGAATTATGTCTGCCGCGCACGCCGAAGATCGAAGTCGGTGGCACCGGCGTGACTGCGGGCATCTATGCCGACAACGCCGAATTTCGTCTCTATCTGCACAAGGCGTGGAAGGCGCGTGTGCTTGACATGGAAAGTGCGGCGGTGATGCAGGTCGCCTATGCGAATATGGTTCCGGCCATTGTTTTCCGCAGCCTTTCCGATCTTGCGGGCGGCGACAAGCACAAGAACATGGAGGACACGTTCGAGCATCTTGCCTCGGTCAATTCCGCGCACGTGGTTCGCGCCTATCTCGCCGCTTTGCCGGATTGA
- a CDS encoding AtzG-like protein produces MANRFRIPSVDPFLLWLIGTVALASLLPARGAALAAFDIAADVAIVLLFFLHGAKLSRQAIVAGMGNWRLHLMTLAFTYALFPILGLAAARITGLVIDPSLAVGLLFLALLPSTVQSSIAFTAMAGGNVAAAVCSASLSNLLGIVLTPLLVALFIHSGGAGGIDGLGSVQKIATQLLLPFVAGHLLRPLIGKWVDSHKKLLQPVDRSSILLVVFSAFSAAVANGVWQRVGAFDLAVLLAASAVILGIVIAVNGVAARAAGLPREDAIVLLFCGSKKSLVSGVPMAGALFAPGQVGMVILPLMIFHQLQLFICAWLAGRYRAQGEVIAATSMPPQGEGEVLARAAAIGLPIPEECRAGVATNLALLTRHARTLEGERET; encoded by the coding sequence ATGGCCAATCGTTTCAGAATTCCCTCCGTCGATCCCTTTCTGCTGTGGCTGATCGGCACCGTCGCGCTCGCCAGCCTGCTGCCGGCGCGCGGGGCCGCGCTGGCAGCATTCGATATCGCCGCAGATGTTGCGATCGTGCTGCTGTTCTTCCTCCATGGTGCCAAGCTTTCGCGCCAGGCGATCGTTGCCGGGATGGGCAACTGGCGTCTTCATCTGATGACGCTGGCGTTCACTTATGCGCTGTTTCCCATCCTCGGCCTTGCTGCGGCGCGCATCACGGGATTGGTGATCGATCCGTCATTGGCCGTCGGGCTGCTGTTCCTGGCATTGTTGCCGTCCACCGTGCAGAGTTCCATTGCCTTTACCGCAATGGCCGGGGGCAACGTGGCAGCGGCGGTATGCAGCGCGTCACTTTCCAATTTGCTCGGTATAGTGCTCACGCCGTTGCTGGTGGCGCTGTTCATCCATTCGGGCGGCGCAGGCGGGATCGACGGACTTGGGTCCGTGCAGAAAATCGCAACGCAATTGCTGCTGCCGTTCGTGGCCGGGCACCTGCTGCGTCCGCTGATCGGCAAGTGGGTGGACAGTCACAAGAAGCTGCTGCAGCCGGTGGATCGTTCGTCGATCCTGCTGGTGGTTTTTTCTGCTTTCAGCGCAGCGGTGGCCAATGGGGTCTGGCAGCGCGTGGGCGCCTTCGATCTGGCGGTGCTGTTGGCGGCTTCGGCGGTGATCCTCGGCATTGTCATCGCGGTGAACGGCGTGGCGGCGCGAGCAGCGGGCCTCCCGCGTGAAGACGCTATCGTCCTGCTGTTCTGCGGTTCGAAGAAAAGTCTCGTTTCCGGCGTGCCCATGGCGGGCGCTTTGTTTGCACCGGGGCAAGTCGGCATGGTGATTCTGCCGCTGATGATATTCCACCAGTTGCAATTGTTCATCTGCGCCTGGCTGGCAGGCCGTTATCGCGCGCAAGGAGAGGTTATAGCCGCCACGTCGATGCCGCCGCAGGGTGAAGGCGAAGTGCTGGCGCGCGCCGCGGCCATCGGCTTGCCGATCCCGGAAGAATGCCGGGCCGGCGTCGCCACCAATCTCGCATTGCTCACCCGCCACGCCAGGACACTGGAGGGCGAGCGCGAAACATGA
- the puuE gene encoding allantoinase PuuE, whose product MTIGRDLVGYGATPPAAQWPGGARVAVQFVINYEEGAENSVLNGDKGSEAFLSEMVGAASHPARAMAMEGLYEYGSRAGFWRLHRLFTTRSVPVTVFGVAVAMEMNPAAVDAMLKADWEIATHGYRWIDYQYVPEAVEREHVARAIELHTKLTGARPLGWYQGRTSPNTARLVVEEGGFLYDADSYADDLPYWDTRHGKPQLIVPYSLDANDMKMVALNGFTEGEQFFRYLRDTFEQLREEGGRMMSIGLHGRIAGRPARAQAVARFLDHVIDSGDAWIARRIDIARHWLAQYPFAGGVA is encoded by the coding sequence ATGACGATAGGGCGCGATCTGGTTGGCTATGGCGCCACGCCTCCGGCTGCGCAGTGGCCTGGCGGAGCGCGGGTTGCCGTGCAGTTTGTGATAAATTACGAAGAGGGCGCGGAAAATTCCGTGCTGAATGGCGACAAGGGATCGGAAGCGTTTCTTTCCGAGATGGTGGGGGCGGCCTCTCATCCCGCGCGGGCCATGGCGATGGAGGGCCTGTACGAATACGGCAGCCGCGCCGGGTTTTGGCGGCTGCATCGCCTGTTCACCACACGCAGCGTACCTGTGACGGTGTTCGGCGTGGCGGTGGCGATGGAAATGAACCCGGCTGCGGTCGACGCCATGCTGAAGGCTGACTGGGAGATTGCCACGCACGGCTATCGCTGGATCGATTACCAATACGTGCCCGAAGCGGTGGAGCGCGAACATGTTGCGCGGGCCATCGAATTGCACACAAAGCTCACAGGTGCGCGTCCGCTGGGCTGGTATCAGGGTCGCACCTCTCCCAACACCGCGCGGCTGGTAGTTGAGGAAGGGGGCTTCCTATATGACGCCGACAGTTATGCCGACGACCTGCCCTATTGGGACACGCGCCATGGCAAGCCGCAACTGATCGTCCCCTATTCGCTCGACGCCAACGACATGAAGATGGTGGCGCTTAACGGTTTTACCGAGGGCGAGCAGTTTTTCAGGTACTTGCGTGATACTTTCGAGCAATTGCGCGAAGAGGGCGGGCGAATGATGTCTATCGGTTTGCACGGGCGCATTGCCGGAAGGCCTGCGCGCGCGCAGGCCGTGGCCCGGTTTCTGGACCATGTGATCGACAGCGGCGATGCGTGGATCGCGCGGCGGATCGACATCGCACGGCACTGGTTGGCGCAGTATCCCTTTGCGGGAGGGGTTGCGTGA
- a CDS encoding gamma-glutamyltransferase family protein yields the protein MTQPGTLATVTGSQGMVTAPHYLAAQAGLAVLEDGGNAVEATVAVAACLAVVYPHMTGIGGDGFWVIHEPDGAVHGIHGCGGAAAAATIDLYAGLEAVPFRGPLAANTVAGTISGWKAALESAGAALPLSRLLRDAIGHAEAGVAVTAGHAAIAAAKGPELRMQPGVYATIFEPAGRPLHEGDVLRQPVLAQTLRRLCDEGLESFYSGPLADDIAADLALLGSPVSADDLSVHMATRPVPLTTRLRDCQLWNSAPPTQGFASLLILALFDRLTANAGDGFDHVHGLIEATKQAFLLRDIHVGDPLYHDFDWQGLLSDPAALDELAERIDPANALPWPQPPQWGDTCWFGAADEQGRVVSAIQSTYFEFGSGLVLPKTGITWQNRGSSFRLAESGWNALRPGRKPFHTLNPALARFDDGRVMAYGTMGGEGQPQTQAALFSRYARFGTDLQAAISAPRWLLGRTWGEQSTTLKLEDGFDPGLYAALAAAGHDVERIGPVTATMGHAGAIVRHGDGRLEGATDPRSDGGVAAW from the coding sequence ATGACGCAACCCGGCACTCTGGCGACTGTCACCGGATCGCAAGGCATGGTCACCGCGCCGCACTATCTTGCAGCGCAGGCAGGGCTTGCCGTGCTGGAAGACGGCGGCAACGCGGTGGAGGCGACCGTCGCCGTGGCCGCCTGCCTCGCGGTGGTCTATCCGCACATGACCGGAATCGGCGGCGACGGGTTCTGGGTGATCCACGAACCCGACGGTGCGGTGCACGGCATCCACGGCTGCGGCGGAGCAGCAGCTGCGGCCACGATCGATCTTTACGCCGGGTTAGAGGCGGTGCCGTTCCGGGGGCCGCTTGCTGCCAACACGGTTGCGGGAACCATTTCCGGGTGGAAGGCAGCGCTGGAAAGCGCGGGGGCGGCGTTGCCGCTGTCTCGCCTGCTGCGCGATGCGATCGGGCATGCCGAGGCGGGGGTTGCCGTCACGGCAGGCCATGCCGCCATCGCGGCGGCCAAGGGGCCGGAACTGCGTATGCAGCCGGGTGTCTACGCAACCATATTCGAGCCTGCGGGCCGACCGCTTCATGAGGGCGATGTTCTGCGCCAGCCGGTGCTGGCGCAGACATTGCGGCGACTGTGCGATGAGGGACTGGAAAGCTTCTACAGCGGCCCGCTGGCAGACGATATCGCCGCTGATCTGGCATTGCTGGGCAGTCCGGTTTCCGCAGACGACCTATCCGTCCATATGGCCACGCGGCCGGTGCCGCTCACCACGCGGCTGCGCGATTGTCAGCTTTGGAACAGCGCGCCGCCGACGCAGGGCTTTGCATCGTTGCTGATCCTTGCCTTGTTCGATCGGCTGACGGCGAATGCGGGCGATGGCTTCGATCATGTCCATGGACTGATCGAGGCAACCAAGCAGGCCTTCCTGCTGCGCGACATTCACGTGGGCGATCCGCTGTACCACGATTTCGACTGGCAGGGCTTGCTTTCCGATCCCGCAGCGCTTGATGAACTGGCGGAACGGATCGATCCGGCAAACGCTCTCCCGTGGCCGCAGCCGCCGCAGTGGGGCGATACCTGCTGGTTCGGTGCGGCGGATGAGCAAGGCCGCGTGGTCAGCGCGATCCAGTCCACCTATTTCGAATTCGGTTCAGGCCTTGTCCTGCCGAAAACCGGGATCACCTGGCAGAACCGGGGCAGCAGCTTCCGGTTGGCAGAAAGCGGGTGGAACGCGCTGAGGCCGGGGCGCAAACCCTTCCACACGCTGAACCCCGCGCTCGCGCGCTTCGACGATGGCCGGGTCATGGCCTATGGCACGATGGGGGGGGAAGGACAGCCGCAGACACAAGCCGCGCTGTTCAGCCGCTATGCGCGCTTTGGCACAGACCTTCAGGCCGCGATCAGCGCGCCGCGCTGGCTGCTGGGGCGGACCTGGGGTGAGCAATCGACTACGCTCAAGCTGGAAGATGGCTTTGATCCGGGGCTTTACGCGGCGCTTGCTGCGGCCGGGCATGATGTGGAGCGTATCGGACCCGTGACCGCGACGATGGGCCATGCAGGTGCGATCGTGCGCCATGGCGACGGGCGGCTGGAAGGTGCGACCGATCCCCGCAGCGATGGCGGGGTGGCTGCATGGTAA
- a CDS encoding NCS2 family permease, with product MTGATVAEGGVLERHFRLRERGTTTRTEVLAGFTTFLTMAYIVLVNPAILGQAGMPVASVAAATCFAAAFASILMGLVANTPLALAPGMGLNAYFSFTVVQQMGVPWPIALGCVFISGVAFLILTLTGVRQLIVAVIPQHLFAAVAGGIGLFIGFIGLKDAGIVVANPATFVGLGSVTQPGPALALFGLVVIGTLSVWNVRAAMLIGIVLTTIAAWITGQTSAPSEPYSLAALTGTAFKLDIPGVFGLSGQQALGLLEILFVFLFVDLFDNIGTLVAVTKRAGLMDAAGKIPGLNRILMTDAVATMVGAVAGTSTVTSYVESAAGVQAGGRTGLTAVVCGLLFFATMFVAPYAQLVPLAATAPALVVVGGLMLLPLTEVDWEDPMAAIPAFLTVAMIPLTFSIANGLAFGITAHALLKLLKGKATRADWFLFTLAALFVVRFAWMAAE from the coding sequence ATGACGGGGGCAACTGTTGCCGAAGGGGGTGTGCTTGAACGCCACTTCAGGCTGCGCGAGCGCGGCACGACCACGCGAACCGAGGTTCTGGCGGGCTTCACCACCTTCCTGACGATGGCTTATATCGTGCTGGTCAACCCGGCGATCCTGGGGCAGGCGGGAATGCCGGTGGCCTCGGTTGCTGCGGCGACATGTTTTGCCGCCGCTTTCGCCTCGATCCTGATGGGCCTGGTTGCCAACACCCCGCTGGCGCTGGCGCCGGGCATGGGATTGAACGCCTATTTCAGTTTTACGGTAGTGCAGCAGATGGGCGTGCCCTGGCCAATCGCCCTGGGCTGTGTGTTCATTTCAGGTGTGGCGTTCCTGATCCTGACATTGACTGGTGTGCGCCAGTTGATCGTCGCAGTCATTCCGCAGCACCTTTTCGCCGCGGTGGCAGGCGGCATCGGGCTGTTCATCGGGTTTATCGGGCTGAAGGACGCAGGGATCGTCGTTGCCAATCCCGCCACGTTCGTCGGCCTTGGCAGCGTCACCCAGCCGGGACCGGCACTGGCGCTGTTCGGTCTTGTGGTGATCGGTACGCTCAGTGTGTGGAACGTGCGCGCCGCGATGCTGATCGGCATTGTGCTGACCACCATCGCCGCATGGATCACCGGGCAGACCAGCGCACCCAGCGAGCCTTACAGCCTCGCCGCGCTGACCGGCACCGCATTCAAGCTCGACATTCCGGGCGTGTTCGGCCTCAGCGGCCAGCAGGCCCTTGGATTGCTGGAAATCCTGTTCGTGTTCTTGTTCGTCGATCTGTTCGACAATATCGGCACACTCGTCGCCGTGACCAAGCGCGCGGGATTGATGGATGCGGCGGGAAAGATTCCGGGCCTCAACCGCATTCTGATGACCGATGCGGTCGCCACGATGGTCGGCGCGGTTGCGGGCACCAGCACGGTTACCAGTTATGTCGAAAGCGCAGCCGGCGTGCAGGCGGGCGGGCGCACCGGCCTTACCGCCGTGGTCTGCGGCTTGTTGTTTTTTGCCACGATGTTTGTCGCGCCCTATGCGCAGCTCGTACCGCTCGCCGCCACCGCGCCCGCGCTCGTCGTGGTCGGCGGATTGATGCTGTTGCCCCTGACCGAAGTGGACTGGGAGGACCCGATGGCAGCGATCCCCGCCTTCCTCACCGTGGCGATGATCCCGCTGACGTTCTCCATCGCCAATGGTCTCGCCTTTGGCATCACTGCCCATGCCCTGCTCAAGCTGCTGAAGGGCAAGGCAACCCGCGCCGACTGGTTCCTCTTCACGCTCGCGGCGCTGTTCGTGGTGCGCTTTGCCTGGATGGCCGCAGAATGA
- the uraD gene encoding 2-oxo-4-hydroxy-4-carboxy-5-ureidoimidazoline decarboxylase, producing MTALFEHSPWVEARAGARGSSGDRHADLMAVVLEATPEEQLALIRAHPELAGKAAIDRTLTDASAAEQASAGLDRLSEEEFARFHALNAEYRTRFGFPFIICVRLTDKAGILRAMEARLGNDRETEIATAIAQIGEIVRLRLRDMGWEDPQ from the coding sequence ATGACCGCGCTGTTCGAGCACAGCCCATGGGTGGAAGCGCGCGCTGGCGCGCGAGGATCCAGCGGCGATCGCCATGCCGATCTTATGGCGGTGGTGCTTGAAGCGACGCCTGAGGAGCAACTCGCGCTGATCCGCGCGCACCCGGAACTTGCCGGCAAGGCTGCCATCGACCGCACGTTGACCGATGCTTCAGCAGCGGAGCAGGCGAGCGCCGGGCTGGACCGGCTGAGCGAAGAGGAGTTTGCACGGTTCCATGCACTTAACGCGGAATACCGGACACGCTTCGGCTTCCCCTTCATCATTTGCGTGAGGCTGACCGACAAGGCGGGGATTCTGCGCGCGATGGAAGCGCGGCTGGGCAACGACCGCGAAACCGAGATAGCGACTGCCATCGCGCAGATCGGTGAAATCGTCCGGCTTCGTCTGAGAGACATGGGCTGGGAGGACCCCCAATGA
- the hpxZ gene encoding oxalurate catabolism protein HpxZ codes for MTIDDPVLLAEVTAAFHAYERALMADDLPAMDALFHDAPTTNRFGVGEVLWGMDAIRAFRKGRGGSPQRRLGHVAITVYGDGFATADAEFFRDGSDRRGRQSQAWVRFADGWKVVSAHVSLEGSTS; via the coding sequence GTGACCATCGATGATCCCGTGCTTCTGGCCGAAGTGACCGCCGCTTTCCACGCATATGAGCGTGCGCTGATGGCGGACGACCTGCCCGCAATGGACGCCCTGTTTCATGATGCGCCGACGACAAACCGTTTCGGCGTGGGTGAAGTGCTGTGGGGGATGGATGCCATCCGGGCGTTTCGCAAGGGGCGCGGGGGATCACCGCAGCGACGGTTGGGGCACGTGGCGATCACGGTTTATGGCGATGGATTTGCCACGGCCGACGCCGAATTCTTCCGTGACGGTTCCGATCGGCGCGGGCGGCAGAGCCAGGCGTGGGTAAGGTTTGCCGATGGCTGGAAGGTGGTCTCTGCCCATGTCAGCCTTGAGGGAAGCACATCATGA